The following is a genomic window from Prevotella sp. E13-17.
ATTCAGGCTGGGTGGGAGAGAATATCTTTTTGGCAGATTCGATCAGTGATGTCACGCCTGTTGATAGTACGATGACTGCTATGATGATGGCACTGAAATACTCTATGCGTCCGAACCCAAATGGATGTTTGCGGTCGGCTGGTCGCTGAGACAGTTTGGTGCCGATAATAGTGATGACGCTCGACAGCGCATCGCTCAGGTTATTGATGGCGTCCATCACGATAGCCAACGAACTGGCAAGTATGCCGACAGCAGCCTTGAAGCCTGCTAGCAAGACATTGGCTATAATGCCAATCCAACTGGTCCGAATGATTTCTTGATTGCGATTCATTATTAATTATTTAACATTGGTCGTTGAACTCTTTTTTGCTCTTATCAATGTACGTCCTACGTTTGTTGTAACTTTTGAATAAACTATAATTTTTGCAACGAGTACTTTAATTCGTTTTTTCGATTTTCTGTTTGTCTGTTTTTGCCGTCACAAACCTAAGTTAGTAGCTCACCTGTAATTGCACAGATCACGAAACTCGGCCATCGCTGCATCATGGACGTTGGGCGAGTGCGGTGCTTTTTTCTATTCCAATATCTGCTCCATACCTGTTTTCTGGATGCTCATTCCCATACTTCGGTAGAATGCCAGTGCTGAAAGGTTGCCATCCCATACGTTGAGTGTGATGTTGTGGCATCCAATCGATTTGGCATATTGATACACATATTCATAGAGCGCTTTGCCAACGTGCTGTCCGCGTGCTGTTTCATCTACACAGATGTCATCGATGTAAAGTGTCTTGATGTCTTCAAGCAACTTGTGATTTATTGTCTCTGTTACCTGACAGAAAGCATGTCCCAACACTTTGCCGTTGTCGAATACGAAGATCGGTTTGCTTTGGTCGTCCATCAATTCTGCCAGTTCTGTTTCACTGTATTTTGTGGTGTGGGGTTTAAACAGGTCAGGGCGCAGGTTGTGATGCACCATGTTCACCTGGTGCAATAGCTCGATGATTCGTCCTGTGTCTTTTCTCTCAGCTTTTCTAACCATACATTTTCTCTTGTTCTGTTGATGTGTATATAGAAGATAGCGCTTATTCTTCAGTAGTTAACATTTTCAAAACATCCAATGTCTAGGAAGCAAAAGTTACTTTTGCACGACAGCATTCGGTACCATCGGTGCGAACAATGCGAACGCAGAATTCATTCTCGCCCGTCTGCTCGCGATAGAACGACAGTGTGTCACCAGCGTGCGACTCTGCCACATAGGCTATCTCGAAACGACGGATGGCGTGCGCCTGATACCACTCAATGGACCATAGGTCGAGCACGTGTTCGATATACTTCACCGAGTTGATGTGACCGTTGATGTCCACATCATTATAATAGGTGTTAATGGTGTGTACGAGTTGAGCGTCGGCGCTCATCTTTACACGTCCTCCCTTGTCAATGGGGCAGGGGTAGTCTGCTTCAATCCAGTTGTTGATGGCACCGTTGTCTATTGCAAAGATGTCTGTAGGCTGCCTGCTCTCAGTGTCTATCATGGCCCAGATAGAGCGGCCGTAGCCATAAACGTGGCCATTGTCGCCCACGACCTTGAAGTTGCGGCTGGTAAAGAACTTCATGGCATTCTCTACCCAGGTTTCTACGCTGAACTTGGTGTACTGGCTAGGCATCTCGGTCATCTCAATGGCTAAGCGCGACAGCACCCACGAGCGCTGGATGGTCATGAGATATTTCATGCCGAAGCCACGAGCTGTCGAGTGGAAGTCGGCAGCATTAAGCATGTGATTGCCTAGATGCCCCATGAAAAGGTGTCCACTGAAGTCACAGTGGAAGGGTTCTGCCATAAAATCGTATTTTCCTATTTTCTCCATTTTATTTATTAAATGTTGAACGTTGACATGGCTATTCACCATTGTCCATGAATGCGTTGTTGGTGCAAGTAGAATGTGAGATGTGAACGCTTTGCTAAGTGTTTTCACTCTTAGTTTGCGCTATAGGCATGCTCTCTTTCTTCCAGGAACTCGCTCACTTGCTCTTGTGTGCCACGTGTCACTGCGATACGACCGCTACGTGTGTATTGCAGTACACAATCGAAGGCGTCGAGTGCGCGGAATAGTTCGATGATGGCATCCGTCTGACCGCTCTTCATGACTATGGTATAGGTGGGGTTTACCTCCGTGATAGTGGCATCATAACGGCGCACAGTACGCGATATCTCGGGGTTGGCCAGCACCTTTTCTGTAGAGAGCTTGTATAGACCTGCTTCACGGATAAACAGCTGGTCGTCGGTGAAATAGTTGGCCTTGACCACATCAATCTTCTTCTCAATCTGATGAGTTATTATCTTGATCTGGTCTTCGGTGCTCCAAGCGGTGATGGTGTACTTGTGTACACCCTCAATACTGCTGGCCGAAACGTTTAGACTCTCAATGTTGACCTGTCGGCGAGTGAACACGGCAGTGATCTGGTTCAGCAGTCCCGCCACGTTCTCGGAATAGACTAGGAGTGTGTAGAGTTTACTCCCCTTTATATATTCTTCATTCTTCATTTTCTTCTCCCTTCTTCGAATTAGACCTCCAACTTCATCTGTTCTACACTCATGCCTGGCGGTGTCATTGGCAGCACGTCATCGTCTTCCTTGATGGCACACTCCAGAATGAAAGGACCATCGGTGGCAAACATCTGACTGATGGCTGCTTCAAGGTTCTTGCGGTCGGTGACAGCTTTGTATGCAATGCCGTAGCCCTGCGCAATTGCCTCGTAGCAGGGATTCATCATCTTCGTGAACGATTTGCGGCGCATCCAGAACATGTCTTGCCATTGGCGTACATTGCCTAAGTAGTGGTTGTTCAGCAGTATCATCTTTACAGGAGCTTTCTGCTCCATAATGGTGCCCAGTTCCTGAATGTTCATCTGGAATCCTCCATCTCCCATGAAGCAGCACACCTGTCGATGAGGGGCACCGAATGTGGCTCCGATGGCAGCAGGCATTCCATAACCCATCGTGCCCAAACCGCCACTGGTGCAGATGCTGCGCTTGTGATGGTATTTGAAATAACGGGTGGCAAAGAGTTGATTCTGACCGACGTCGGTGACCAGCACGGCATCGTCTTTGGCCTGCAGAGCCACTGCGTTGACCACCTCACCCATTCGTAATGGTCCGTCGGTGGGATGAATGGCTGGTTCTATAACTTTCAGGCGCTCTTTCTCGTTGAGTTCGTGGAACGAGGCGCGCCAGTCTTTGTGGTTGGCTTCCTCTACCAATGCCGTCAATGCGGGTAACGACTCCTTGCAGTTGGCCACGACAGCAACGTGGGTCTTCACGTTCTTGTCAATCTCTGAGCGGTCGATATCCAGATGTATAATCTTAGCTTGTTTGGCATAGGTCTTTAGACTACCTGTAACGCGGTCGCTGAAGCGCATGCCAATGGCAATAAGTACATCGCACTCTTGCTCCTTCAGGTTGACGGCATAGTTGCCATGCATGCCCAGCATGCCCACATTCAGCGGGTGATTGGAAGGCAGGGCCGAGAGTCCCAGCATGGTACGGCCAGCAGGGATATCGGCTTTCTCAAGAAAGCACTTAAGTTCCTCTTGCGCGTTGCCAAGTTCCACGCCCTGTCCCACCAAAGCCAAGGGTCGCTTAGCATGATTAATAAGGTCGGCAGCCTGTCGTACAGCTTCTTTGTCTAATGTCGGATAGGGCACGTAAGAGCGGATAAAGTTGCACTTGGCCGGTTCCCAGTCTGTCAGTTCGGTTTGGGCATTTTTCGTGAAGTCGAGCACCACCGGACCGGGGCGGCCTGTGCGAGCAATATAGAATGCACGACTCACCGCCCATGCTACATCGGCCGCATGTCGTATCTGATAGCTCCACTTCGAGATAGGTTGCGACACGCCAACCAAGTCCACCTCCTGGAAGAAGTCGGTACCCAGTGCACTTGTTGGTACTTGACCTGCGATGACAACGATAGGTGTGGAGTCCATCATGGCATCGGCAATACCCGTCAGTGTGTTGGTGACACCAGGACCACTCGTAACTAAAACGACACCCACCTCGCCACTGACGCGGGCATAGCCCTCAGCGGCATGGGTGGCACCTTGCTCGTGGCGCACTAATATGTGATCGAAGCATTTCTTCTCGCCTCGAGTATAATCAAAAAGGGCATCATAGGTTGGCATGATTGAACCACCTGGATAACCGAAGATGGTTTTTACACCTTCGGCCTGTAGTGCGCGCATCAGCGCCTTTGCTCCTGTTATTCTGTCTTTCATCGTCAAAGTCTGTTATTTGAGGGGATCTAAAAGGCGAACGCCACCTTTATCGGCTGACGAAACACTTTGTGCATAAGCACGTAATGCTTTGGAAACTATTCTGTTGCGTCTTAATGGCTGCTGCTCACGTTTGGCCAATTCTTCGTCGCTTAACTTCACGTTGATGCTACGCGAAGGTATGTCTATCACAATGATGTCACCGTCTTTTATCTTGCCGATGTTGCCACCGCTAGCAGCCTCTGGCGAGATATGACCGATGCTGAGTCCGCTGGTTCCACCAGAGAAGCGTCCATCGGTAATCAACGCACATTCTTTTCCCATATGCATTGATTTGATATAGGAGGTGGGGTAGAGCATCTCTTGCATGCCTGGGCCACCTTTAGGACCTTCGTGAGTGATAACCAC
Proteins encoded in this region:
- a CDS encoding GNAT family N-acetyltransferase; its protein translation is MVRKAERKDTGRIIELLHQVNMVHHNLRPDLFKPHTTKYSETELAELMDDQSKPIFVFDNGKVLGHAFCQVTETINHKLLEDIKTLYIDDICVDETARGQHVGKALYEYVYQYAKSIGCHNITLNVWDGNLSALAFYRSMGMSIQKTGMEQILE
- a CDS encoding acyl-[acyl-carrier-protein] thioesterase, which encodes MNKMEKIGKYDFMAEPFHCDFSGHLFMGHLGNHMLNAADFHSTARGFGMKYLMTIQRSWVLSRLAIEMTEMPSQYTKFSVETWVENAMKFFTSRNFKVVGDNGHVYGYGRSIWAMIDTESRQPTDIFAIDNGAINNWIEADYPCPIDKGGRVKMSADAQLVHTINTYYNDVDINGHINSVKYIEHVLDLWSIEWYQAHAIRRFEIAYVAESHAGDTLSFYREQTGENEFCVRIVRTDGTECCRAKVTFAS
- the ilvN gene encoding acetolactate synthase small subunit, encoding MKNEEYIKGSKLYTLLVYSENVAGLLNQITAVFTRRQVNIESLNVSASSIEGVHKYTITAWSTEDQIKIITHQIEKKIDVVKANYFTDDQLFIREAGLYKLSTEKVLANPEISRTVRRYDATITEVNPTYTIVMKSGQTDAIIELFRALDAFDCVLQYTRSGRIAVTRGTQEQVSEFLEEREHAYSAN
- the ilvB gene encoding biosynthetic-type acetolactate synthase large subunit; this encodes MKDRITGAKALMRALQAEGVKTIFGYPGGSIMPTYDALFDYTRGEKKCFDHILVRHEQGATHAAEGYARVSGEVGVVLVTSGPGVTNTLTGIADAMMDSTPIVVIAGQVPTSALGTDFFQEVDLVGVSQPISKWSYQIRHAADVAWAVSRAFYIARTGRPGPVVLDFTKNAQTELTDWEPAKCNFIRSYVPYPTLDKEAVRQAADLINHAKRPLALVGQGVELGNAQEELKCFLEKADIPAGRTMLGLSALPSNHPLNVGMLGMHGNYAVNLKEQECDVLIAIGMRFSDRVTGSLKTYAKQAKIIHLDIDRSEIDKNVKTHVAVVANCKESLPALTALVEEANHKDWRASFHELNEKERLKVIEPAIHPTDGPLRMGEVVNAVALQAKDDAVLVTDVGQNQLFATRYFKYHHKRSICTSGGLGTMGYGMPAAIGATFGAPHRQVCCFMGDGGFQMNIQELGTIMEQKAPVKMILLNNHYLGNVRQWQDMFWMRRKSFTKMMNPCYEAIAQGYGIAYKAVTDRKNLEAAISQMFATDGPFILECAIKEDDDVLPMTPPGMSVEQMKLEV